One window of the Marmota flaviventris isolate mMarFla1 chromosome 2, mMarFla1.hap1, whole genome shotgun sequence genome contains the following:
- the LOC117794904 gene encoding RNA polymerase-associated protein LEO1-like, with product MDLFGDIDDISSESDEDNLLPIPRQPVDEHRIPQDQQEEEPVSETRIEIKIPSINSDLGNELYFVKLPKFLSIEPKPFDPQFYEDEFEDEKVLYEEDRTRLKLKVENTIRWRIRRDEEGKKVKESNARIVKWSDGSMSLHLGNDVFDVYKAPLQGNHNHLFIREDTGLLGQAIFKSRLTFRPHSTDSATHRKMTLPLLDRNSKTQIRILPIAGRDPECQRTEMIKKEEEHLRLSTHQAVHLQGKQNQRGPSVLDQDLGSDEDEEGEEASSLDATEAHY from the exons ATGGATCTGTTTGGAGATATAGATGACATTTCTTCAGAGAGTGATGAGGACAATCTACTACCCATTCCAAGACAGCCTGTT GATGAACACAGAATACCTCAGGACCAGCAGGAAGAAGAGCCTGTTTCTGAAAccagaatagaaataaaaattcccaGTATCAACTCTGACTTAGgaaatgaattatattttgttaaacTACCCAAGTTTCTCAGTATAGAACCCAA acctTTCGATCCTCAGTTTTATGAAGATGAATTTGAAGATGAGAAAGTGCTTTATGAGGAAGACAGAACCAGGTTAAAATTAAAG GTAGAAAATACTATACGATGGAGGATTCGCCgagatgaagaaggaaagaaagttaaAGAAAGCAATGCCCGGATAGTCAAGTGGTCAGATGGGAG CATGTCTCTGCATTTAGGCAACGATGTGTTTGATGTCTACAAAGCCCCACTGCAGGGCAATCACAACCACCTATTTATAAGGGAAGACACTGGTCTACTGGGACAAGCCATCTTTAAATCCAGACTTACCTTTAG ACCTCACTCTACAGACAGTGCCACACATAGAAAGATGACCCTGCCACTCCTGGATAGAAATTCAAAGACACAGATTAGAATCTTGCCAATAGCTGGTCGTGATCCTGAATGCCAACGCACAGAAATGATTAAG AAAGAAGAAGAACACTTGAGGCTGTCTACTCACCAGGCTGTCCATCTGCAGGGGAAACAGAACCAGCGGGGGCCAAGTGTTCTCGACCAGGACCTTGGCAGTGATGAGGATGAGGAAGGTGAGGAGGCCTCCAGCCTGGATGCCACTGAGGCCCATTACTAA